In Acetomicrobium thermoterrenum DSM 13490, one DNA window encodes the following:
- a CDS encoding DUF554 domain-containing protein encodes MFDFISAIPAAGSVINALAVIAGSLIGLIIKKRLPERITMVAFQVIGLSVLALGIQMTLQSKNVLIMILSLLLGAILGEALELEDRLQNGLKGLRTRMIERGWQFGGDHLVEGFLTAFLLFCMGSMAILGAFEEGVGKPPNLLLVKSMMDLVSSIALASTLGIGVLFSAIPLLLYQGGLTLGAFYLNSFISNALIDEITAVGGVLLLGLGFSLLHLKHFKVFNMIPSLLLVVIFSLFL; translated from the coding sequence ATGTTCGACTTCATCAGCGCCATTCCTGCGGCCGGTTCTGTCATAAACGCCTTAGCCGTTATTGCGGGCAGCTTAATAGGATTAATTATCAAGAAAAGGTTGCCTGAGCGCATCACAATGGTAGCATTTCAAGTCATCGGGCTCTCTGTATTGGCCCTGGGGATTCAGATGACTTTGCAGAGCAAAAATGTCCTAATAATGATATTGAGCCTGCTTCTTGGAGCAATACTGGGAGAGGCTTTGGAATTGGAGGATAGGTTACAAAACGGGCTAAAGGGTCTTAGGACCAGGATGATAGAAAGGGGTTGGCAATTCGGAGGAGATCATCTGGTGGAAGGTTTTTTAACAGCCTTCCTGCTCTTCTGCATGGGATCGATGGCAATCTTGGGAGCCTTTGAAGAGGGCGTGGGGAAACCGCCCAACCTGCTTTTGGTAAAATCCATGATGGACCTGGTGTCCTCCATAGCGTTGGCATCTACTTTAGGGATTGGAGTACTCTTTTCAGCCATACCGCTACTGTTATATCAGGGAGGTTTAACGCTTGGCGCCTTTTATCTCAACAGCTTCATATCCAACGCTTTGATAGACGAAATAACGGCAGTGGGTGGGGTGCTGCTTTTGGGGTTAGGTTTTTCCCTGCTTCATTTAAAGCATTTCAAGGTATTTAATATGATACCTTCCCTGCTCTTAGTGGTAATATTTTCTCTTTTTTTGTAA
- a CDS encoding iron-containing alcohol dehydrogenase family protein — MSFEMFVPGKAFFGIGSVSKVGNLMGDGMKKAIIVTDKNLAKHGTAKKVEQILTARGVDTVIFDSVEPEPSVETTDEAASLAKKFGAQAVVGLGGGSCLDVAKAVSILLTNEGSAANYQGLGLVKKPGVLKVMIPTTAGTGSEVTFTAVLIRKSDGFKGGINDEKLFADYAILDPELTVTAPPKVTASSGMDALIHALEAYTSRYATWFSDMFAEEALRRIGKWIRVATWNGRNLEARSQMQYAAYMAGLALVHAGVGACHSLSYPLGGMFGVGHGVANALLIPHVVRANALCCPERYTDVLRWLGYIDEEANINPRDGALLCAEALEELLEDLELPTTLESLGVGITEKHFPEMAEKALAVSRPMENNPRVFDKDLCIKIYEEAMK, encoded by the coding sequence TTGTCTTTTGAGATGTTCGTTCCGGGAAAGGCGTTTTTTGGAATCGGCAGCGTTTCTAAGGTAGGGAATTTGATGGGGGATGGCATGAAAAAGGCCATTATAGTCACGGATAAGAATTTGGCGAAGCACGGTACGGCGAAAAAGGTCGAGCAAATTCTTACAGCCAGAGGGGTAGATACGGTAATTTTCGATTCGGTGGAACCTGAGCCGTCTGTCGAAACTACCGACGAAGCTGCTTCCTTGGCCAAAAAATTTGGCGCCCAGGCTGTGGTGGGTTTGGGGGGAGGAAGCTGTTTGGACGTGGCAAAGGCCGTAAGCATCCTTTTAACGAATGAAGGGTCGGCTGCCAACTACCAGGGCTTGGGACTGGTCAAAAAGCCCGGTGTTTTAAAGGTAATGATACCTACCACTGCAGGTACTGGTTCGGAAGTGACTTTCACCGCCGTTTTGATCAGAAAAAGCGACGGTTTCAAAGGCGGCATCAACGACGAAAAATTGTTTGCCGATTACGCCATATTGGACCCCGAGCTCACGGTGACGGCACCTCCAAAAGTTACAGCCTCCTCTGGGATGGACGCCCTCATACATGCTTTGGAAGCCTATACCAGCAGGTATGCGACTTGGTTCAGCGACATGTTCGCCGAAGAAGCCCTAAGAAGAATAGGAAAATGGATCAGGGTGGCCACCTGGAATGGCAGAAACCTGGAGGCTAGAAGCCAGATGCAATACGCAGCCTATATGGCAGGATTGGCCTTGGTCCATGCGGGGGTGGGGGCCTGCCATTCCCTTTCGTATCCCTTGGGGGGGATGTTTGGGGTCGGGCATGGAGTGGCAAACGCCCTGTTAATCCCCCATGTGGTACGGGCCAATGCCTTGTGCTGTCCCGAGCGTTACACTGACGTTCTGAGATGGTTGGGATACATTGACGAAGAAGCCAATATTAATCCAAGGGATGGTGCCTTGCTTTGTGCGGAGGCCCTGGAGGAACTGCTCGAGGATTTAGAGCTGCCTACAACTTTAGAGTCTCTCGGCGTGGGCATCACAGAAAAACATTTTCCTGAGATGGCAGAAAAAGCTTTAGCAGTCAGCAGGCCAATGGAGAATAATCCAAGAGTTTTCGACAAGGATCTTTGTATCAAAATTTATGAGGAGGCGATGAAGTAA
- a CDS encoding DegT/DnrJ/EryC1/StrS family aminotransferase, translating to MPGFELFDQKEIDALADVIKRKVVHRYSFQGVREGIYRVAEFEDAFAKRVGAKYALGVSSGSAALYVGLKALGIGPGDEIITSAFTFIASIEAILECGAVPVLGDIDESLNLDPTSVESLITDRTKAIMPVHMFGAAADMDAFREICDLHGLYLIEDACQAVGAKYKGKACGGLGMWGAFSFDPYKVITVGEGGMIFTDDEELYKKMEYYHDHGHIHNASIERGAEGKACLGFNFRMSELQGALGLVQLSKLDLAIESQKKNKRKILEAIGDVEGVSLRDLPDRDGEIASHLVLILPDGDAAKRFKKACIDAGAGCSILSDNTWHYAKHWVTLREGKYYSRTRCPFDCPYAEDMPLYRPIEWTQTEEILTRSVMFPIDVVVDDARIERLVSAINAGIKAAL from the coding sequence ATGCCGGGTTTTGAGCTGTTCGATCAGAAGGAAATAGACGCTCTGGCTGACGTAATTAAAAGAAAAGTGGTCCATAGGTATTCCTTTCAGGGCGTCAGAGAAGGGATTTACAGGGTGGCCGAATTTGAGGATGCTTTTGCTAAACGCGTTGGAGCTAAATACGCTTTGGGAGTAAGTAGCGGTTCAGCAGCTTTATATGTGGGGCTTAAGGCATTGGGGATAGGGCCGGGTGATGAAATAATAACCAGTGCCTTTACGTTCATAGCCAGCATCGAAGCCATTTTGGAGTGCGGCGCCGTCCCTGTTTTGGGCGATATAGATGAGAGCCTGAACTTGGATCCCACATCCGTGGAAAGCCTGATCACCGATAGGACTAAGGCCATAATGCCCGTACACATGTTCGGTGCGGCTGCCGATATGGATGCCTTCAGGGAAATTTGCGATCTTCACGGTCTTTACCTGATAGAAGATGCCTGTCAGGCAGTGGGGGCTAAGTATAAAGGAAAAGCCTGCGGAGGTTTGGGGATGTGGGGTGCATTCAGCTTCGATCCCTATAAGGTGATTACCGTCGGCGAAGGCGGAATGATCTTCACCGACGACGAAGAGCTTTACAAAAAGATGGAGTATTATCATGACCATGGCCACATTCATAATGCGAGCATAGAAAGGGGAGCCGAGGGGAAGGCCTGTCTCGGGTTCAACTTCAGGATGAGCGAGCTCCAGGGGGCCTTGGGATTGGTTCAGCTTTCGAAGCTCGATCTCGCCATCGAATCCCAGAAAAAGAATAAGAGAAAGATATTGGAAGCCATTGGCGACGTCGAAGGGGTTTCTTTGCGGGATCTTCCCGATCGTGACGGCGAGATCGCTTCCCATCTGGTGCTGATTTTGCCCGACGGCGATGCTGCTAAGCGGTTCAAAAAAGCCTGCATTGATGCAGGAGCGGGCTGTTCTATTTTGTCCGACAACACATGGCATTACGCCAAACATTGGGTTACTCTCAGAGAGGGCAAATATTATTCCAGGACGCGATGTCCCTTCGATTGTCCCTATGCCGAGGACATGCCTTTGTATCGTCCTATCGAGTGGACTCAAACCGAAGAAATTTTGACGCGGTCGGTTATGTTCCCCATCGATGTTGTCGTGGACGATGCCAGGATCGAAAGGCTTGTATCGGCCATTAACGCAGGAATAAAGGCGGCACTATAG
- a CDS encoding ArsA family ATPase yields MAALFDKKYVFFGGKGGTGKTTCAAAFSLKASEMKKKVLLVSTDPAHSLSDIYDTSIGPKGAQLSDNLFAVEIDPEVEAKKYIEGIKRQLSGVVSNVVIEALQKQIDAAYMSPGSEEAAIFDKFLEIMESSEKKFDVVVFDTAPTGHTLRLLSLPKLLGLWINSLIEKRKNAVKLLEKASGVKNDDPVLRILQNRKNMFEKAWNILSDFRQTAFVFVLTPERLPIFETERAIQYLEHSGIKVAGVVVNGVIPQAAEGAFMNKRREVQNRYIREIHGKFKEKVLAEIDLLDEDIWGMDNLRRIAEML; encoded by the coding sequence ATGGCTGCCTTATTCGACAAAAAATATGTTTTCTTTGGCGGCAAGGGCGGCACTGGTAAGACTACCTGTGCCGCTGCCTTTTCTCTTAAAGCCTCGGAGATGAAAAAAAAGGTTTTGCTCGTTTCGACAGACCCGGCCCATTCCTTGTCGGACATCTACGACACATCCATCGGTCCTAAGGGAGCGCAACTTTCTGACAACTTGTTTGCCGTCGAAATAGACCCGGAAGTAGAGGCTAAAAAGTACATCGAAGGCATAAAACGACAACTTTCCGGCGTCGTAAGCAATGTTGTCATAGAGGCACTTCAAAAACAAATTGATGCTGCATACATGTCCCCAGGCTCCGAGGAGGCTGCGATTTTCGATAAATTCCTTGAGATAATGGAAAGTTCGGAGAAAAAATTCGACGTGGTGGTCTTCGATACCGCGCCGACAGGACATACTCTAAGGCTTTTGTCTTTGCCCAAGCTTTTAGGGCTATGGATCAATAGCCTGATCGAAAAGCGGAAAAATGCCGTAAAGCTTTTGGAAAAAGCCTCGGGGGTCAAAAACGATGATCCTGTTTTGCGAATACTTCAAAATAGGAAGAACATGTTTGAAAAGGCTTGGAATATTTTAAGCGATTTCCGGCAGACGGCTTTTGTGTTCGTATTGACGCCGGAGAGGTTGCCCATCTTCGAGACGGAAAGGGCCATACAATATCTAGAGCATTCAGGCATAAAAGTCGCAGGTGTTGTCGTAAATGGCGTTATACCGCAAGCGGCGGAGGGCGCCTTTATGAATAAGCGCAGGGAGGTCCAAAACAGGTATATAAGGGAAATCCACGGTAAATTTAAAGAAAAGGTATTGGCGGAAATCGATTTGCTCGATGAAGACATCTGGGGAATGGACAATCTAAGACGAATTGCCGAAATGTTGTGA
- the rimI gene encoding ribosomal protein S18-alanine N-acetyltransferase: protein MLLVDIEFCDFHDLDDIYSIEKEAHINPWPYDVFETDLKYRSSSIFYLGARWRGKLCGFGVCRQEGRALKIMNLAVLPEFRRHKVASQLLLAMGEVGLELACKKVLLEVRVTNRPAITLYEQFGFKKLRVLSRYYEDGEDAYLMTSPLPFPGVKAEESVDA from the coding sequence ATGTTGTTAGTCGATATTGAGTTTTGCGATTTTCATGATCTGGACGATATTTATTCGATAGAAAAGGAGGCACACATCAACCCCTGGCCCTACGATGTCTTCGAAACCGATTTGAAATATAGAAGCAGTAGCATCTTTTACCTTGGGGCACGGTGGAGGGGAAAACTGTGCGGTTTTGGCGTATGCCGCCAGGAGGGGAGGGCTCTCAAAATAATGAACCTGGCAGTCCTCCCCGAGTTCAGGCGCCACAAGGTGGCCTCTCAGCTACTACTTGCCATGGGCGAAGTAGGGTTAGAGCTTGCCTGCAAAAAGGTACTCCTGGAGGTGAGGGTTACCAACCGTCCGGCCATAACGCTTTACGAGCAATTTGGATTCAAGAAATTGCGCGTCCTCTCCCGTTATTACGAAGACGGAGAGGACGCCTATCTAATGACTTCACCTCTTCCGTTTCCAGGGGTCAAAGCAGAGGAAAGTGTCGATGCATAA
- the hrcA gene encoding heat-inducible transcriptional repressor HrcA, translating into MLTERQLEILYSVVHEYIRTGESVGSRTISKKYLTNRSAATIRNEMADLEEAGFLHQPYTSAGRVPTSKAYRVYVDMILQRDSLQVPATAREKLSSLKEEKRSIENMLSYLTQLLGSITHYISLAGITVLNDATLSRLDLVKVDSHYVLLVIILEGGLVHHDIIRTERDVSQEELNDLTSYLNGVIAGRTWLEARDLIRERVFRELVHYAEICMQTLDEVDYVLKKSRYRFFTGGTSNILLLPDFRDTEKLRSLLVLLENEEEFAKIVDACATDEPISVIIGDENPVNAMKDCSLVLASAESGVKRTIIGVIGPVRMDYEGTIGVLELLCEQLLN; encoded by the coding sequence ATGTTGACGGAGCGACAGTTGGAAATATTGTATTCTGTAGTTCACGAATATATACGGACAGGAGAGTCCGTAGGCTCGAGGACTATATCTAAAAAATACCTTACCAATAGAAGCGCTGCGACAATCCGCAACGAAATGGCAGATTTGGAGGAAGCGGGTTTTTTACACCAGCCTTATACATCGGCGGGACGTGTGCCGACGTCTAAGGCCTATAGGGTATATGTGGACATGATACTTCAAAGAGATTCGCTCCAGGTTCCCGCAACTGCCCGAGAGAAACTCAGTTCTTTAAAGGAAGAGAAAAGAAGCATAGAGAACATGCTATCCTATCTGACTCAACTATTGGGCAGCATTACCCATTATATATCGCTTGCAGGCATAACCGTGCTAAACGATGCAACTTTAAGCAGATTGGATCTGGTCAAAGTCGACAGTCATTACGTGCTCCTCGTTATAATACTAGAAGGCGGGCTCGTGCATCACGACATAATCAGGACGGAGCGCGATGTCTCACAGGAAGAACTAAATGACTTGACTTCCTATCTCAATGGGGTTATAGCTGGGCGTACCTGGCTTGAAGCGCGGGATCTCATTAGAGAAAGGGTTTTCAGGGAGCTGGTTCATTATGCTGAGATATGTATGCAGACCCTGGATGAGGTAGATTATGTGTTAAAAAAGTCCCGTTACAGGTTTTTTACGGGAGGAACCAGCAATATACTGTTGTTGCCCGACTTCAGGGATACGGAGAAGCTGCGCTCCCTGCTAGTCCTCCTTGAAAATGAGGAGGAATTTGCGAAGATCGTCGATGCCTGCGCTACCGATGAACCTATTTCCGTTATAATCGGGGACGAAAATCCCGTCAATGCTATGAAAGATTGCTCTCTGGTCCTGGCCAGTGCCGAAAGCGGAGTTAAAAGGACGATTATAGGAGTTATAGGGCCGGTCAGGATGGACTACGAGGGGACGATTGGAGTGCTGGAGCTTCTCTGTGAACAGCTTTTAAACTAA
- a CDS encoding carbon starvation CstA family protein → MSGVLLLLVTFVLFILAYIFYGGWLAKQWGLNPQGKTPAHELYDGVDYVPAKAPVLLGHHFASIAGAGPINGPVLAAVFGWLPVTIWIVIGNIFMGAVHDFGSLMASIRHKGLSIGGIIDANVGKGAKRLFLLFSWLTLVLIIAAFANIVADTFVATPQTATASLLFIPLAMVFGFSIYRRNAPLLVSTLAGLAVLALCIWLGLSFPIKLTKTTWLVLISFYIIGASVMPVWILLQPRDYLNSFLLYAMILGGFIGVILYHPTIAMPAVTTFKHPAQGYLFPMLFITIACGAISGFHSLVASGTTAKQLDKEGDAKVIGYGGMLIEGALAILATLSAVYLTTDGYATLLKGGPVNVFSTGLATFMTSFGIEATAGKTFVALAVSAFALTTLDTAARLGRFAFQEFFQETTTAEASSSGSSSSPMSFLANRYVASVITIGISIYLAFTSWSVIWPMFGSANQLLAAVALLAVATWLANKGMNNKMLIAPMIFMFIVTLTALVFLVQSNIAKGNFILVFFAGLLFVLAIVLIVLSYNVLSRKRKRQEA, encoded by the coding sequence ATGAGTGGTGTTTTATTGCTTTTGGTTACCTTTGTGCTTTTTATTTTGGCTTACATATTTTACGGCGGTTGGCTAGCGAAGCAGTGGGGTTTGAACCCTCAAGGGAAGACCCCTGCCCATGAGCTTTACGACGGAGTTGATTATGTTCCCGCAAAGGCACCGGTGCTGCTGGGTCACCATTTTGCTTCGATAGCCGGAGCAGGTCCCATCAACGGTCCCGTTTTGGCCGCCGTCTTTGGATGGTTGCCGGTCACGATTTGGATAGTCATCGGCAATATATTTATGGGAGCCGTTCACGATTTTGGATCTTTAATGGCTTCCATCAGGCATAAGGGACTGTCCATTGGAGGTATCATCGATGCAAACGTTGGCAAAGGGGCCAAAAGGCTCTTTCTGCTCTTCTCCTGGCTTACCCTGGTCCTCATCATTGCTGCCTTTGCTAATATCGTGGCAGATACCTTTGTGGCCACACCGCAGACTGCTACGGCGTCGCTTTTGTTCATACCGCTGGCTATGGTATTTGGATTTTCCATATACAGGAGAAACGCTCCCCTGCTGGTGAGCACTCTTGCTGGGCTAGCAGTGTTGGCCCTTTGCATATGGCTTGGGCTTAGTTTTCCGATCAAGCTCACCAAAACGACATGGCTGGTTTTGATATCCTTCTATATCATAGGTGCTTCGGTCATGCCCGTGTGGATATTGCTTCAGCCAAGGGATTACCTCAATTCCTTCCTGCTCTATGCCATGATATTGGGAGGTTTTATAGGAGTGATTTTGTATCATCCGACCATTGCCATGCCGGCGGTAACGACCTTCAAACATCCGGCTCAGGGGTATCTTTTCCCTATGCTTTTTATAACGATAGCCTGTGGAGCCATCTCGGGGTTCCATTCGCTGGTGGCCTCAGGTACCACGGCAAAACAGCTTGATAAGGAGGGGGATGCAAAGGTTATAGGTTACGGCGGCATGCTCATCGAGGGAGCATTGGCGATTTTGGCGACACTTTCGGCCGTCTACCTCACGACGGATGGTTATGCTACGCTGTTGAAGGGCGGTCCCGTAAACGTATTTTCAACGGGCCTGGCCACTTTCATGACCAGTTTCGGCATTGAGGCTACGGCAGGAAAAACCTTCGTGGCATTGGCCGTGTCGGCCTTTGCCCTGACCACCCTGGATACCGCTGCCCGCCTCGGCAGGTTTGCCTTCCAGGAGTTTTTCCAGGAGACTACAACGGCCGAAGCCAGCAGTAGCGGCAGTTCTTCTTCCCCAATGTCCTTTTTGGCGAACAGATACGTAGCTTCCGTTATAACCATAGGCATCTCGATTTATCTTGCCTTCACAAGTTGGAGTGTTATTTGGCCCATGTTCGGATCGGCAAACCAGCTTTTAGCTGCTGTAGCCTTGCTGGCAGTAGCTACATGGCTGGCGAACAAGGGTATGAATAACAAGATGTTGATCGCCCCAATGATCTTTATGTTTATCGTTACCCTGACGGCCCTGGTCTTTTTAGTCCAATCCAACATTGCAAAGGGTAATTTCATATTAGTATTCTTCGCGGGGTTGCTTTTCGTCCTGGCAATCGTTCTGATCGTATTGAGCTATAACGTGCTTTCGAGGAAGAGAAAAAGACAGGAAGCGTAG
- the folP gene encoding dihydropteroate synthase: METLMLPGNRKLNLGERPMIMGILNLTFDSFYPQSRIGDDKETLLQRAEKMIEDGADILDIGAESTRPGAEPLSLEEEMRRLIPGVECLRKNFPEAVISVDTYKAAVAEAAVEAGADIINDISGLSFDSNMADTIARLGVPVIIMHIKGTPKDMQKDPRYDDVIGEIKEFLEDKMALAAKSGIKREQIVLDPGLGFGKRNEDNLCILKNIREFRSLGRPILIGHSRKGTISKVLGCKGPEEALYGTLAISAYCALNGVEILRVHDVLENKQVVTMISAIQRA; the protein is encoded by the coding sequence GTGGAAACTTTAATGCTACCGGGAAACCGCAAGTTGAACCTGGGGGAAAGACCCATGATTATGGGCATCTTAAATTTGACTTTCGATTCTTTTTACCCCCAAAGCAGGATAGGAGACGATAAAGAGACCCTACTTCAAAGGGCGGAGAAAATGATAGAAGACGGAGCAGATATTTTAGACATCGGAGCAGAATCGACCCGCCCTGGAGCCGAACCTCTATCCCTCGAAGAGGAAATGAGAAGATTGATCCCCGGCGTAGAATGCCTCAGAAAAAACTTTCCCGAGGCAGTAATATCCGTCGACACCTATAAAGCTGCAGTAGCCGAGGCCGCCGTCGAGGCAGGAGCTGATATAATAAACGACATATCGGGACTATCCTTTGATTCCAACATGGCGGATACAATTGCCCGTCTTGGGGTTCCCGTAATAATAATGCACATAAAGGGCACGCCGAAGGACATGCAAAAAGACCCGAGATATGACGACGTAATAGGAGAAATAAAGGAATTTCTTGAGGATAAGATGGCATTGGCCGCAAAATCTGGGATAAAAAGAGAACAGATCGTCCTGGATCCCGGGTTGGGGTTCGGTAAAAGAAACGAGGATAATCTGTGCATATTGAAAAACATCAGGGAGTTCAGGTCTCTGGGAAGACCAATTTTAATAGGGCATTCGAGAAAGGGAACCATTAGTAAAGTATTGGGATGCAAGGGACCTGAGGAGGCGCTCTATGGCACTTTGGCTATTTCAGCATATTGTGCTTTAAATGGCGTAGAGATTCTTAGAGTTCATGATGTGCTGGAAAACAAACAAGTCGTTACCATGATAAGCGCCATTCAAAGGGCTTGA
- a CDS encoding histidine phosphatase family protein encodes MANPAETTKIILVRHGECEGNVEGLFRGRSDFPLNKNGVRQAQSLAEEIANLERVDFIFTSPLKRALETAQIISQRMGNIPVTALQGFTNISLGPWEGRKKKEIMQEYPEEWSLWIKSPERLKLPNAESISDVQKRAFSTLEFLVQKHREKTLLIVSHRAVLKPLIAACIQISDPYFWRIHVDTASYSIIVHDEARGYCLTLLNQTKHLENFTSEWV; translated from the coding sequence ATGGCAAATCCGGCTGAAACAACCAAAATTATACTCGTCCGACACGGAGAATGTGAAGGAAATGTAGAGGGTTTATTCAGAGGGCGAAGCGACTTTCCTTTAAACAAAAATGGAGTCAGACAAGCTCAATCTTTGGCAGAGGAGATCGCAAATTTGGAAAGGGTGGACTTCATATTCACAAGCCCCCTGAAAAGAGCCCTGGAAACCGCTCAAATAATTTCCCAAAGAATGGGTAATATACCCGTAACGGCACTGCAGGGCTTTACCAATATATCTCTTGGCCCTTGGGAAGGGAGAAAAAAGAAGGAGATAATGCAGGAATACCCAGAAGAATGGAGCCTGTGGATAAAATCTCCGGAACGCCTCAAACTTCCAAACGCCGAGAGCATTTCAGACGTACAAAAGAGAGCTTTCTCCACTTTGGAATTTTTGGTACAAAAGCACAGAGAAAAGACTTTATTAATCGTCAGCCATCGTGCCGTACTTAAACCTTTGATAGCAGCGTGTATTCAAATATCCGATCCCTATTTTTGGCGGATACACGTCGATACAGCTTCATACAGTATAATCGTACACGACGAAGCTAGAGGCTATTGCTTAACCCTGCTCAATCAAACGAAACATTTAGAAAACTTCACGAGCGAATGGGTGTAA
- the folK gene encoding 2-amino-4-hydroxy-6-hydroxymethyldihydropteridine diphosphokinase → MEAVGIGLGSNMGDRLNNLRTAVQLLKNAGFIVKKQSDVFETPPFGVKEQPYFLNACLLAESDMEPKKILRLLKSIELKMGRKRRMRWGPREIDLDILFMDNLIYRDDELAIPHPRLQERPFIIVPLFQICPKWKHPLLGVTVEDLYRSVNISEIVKITNL, encoded by the coding sequence ATGGAAGCGGTAGGAATCGGCCTTGGCAGCAACATGGGAGATCGTTTGAACAACCTGCGCACGGCGGTACAGCTGCTTAAAAACGCTGGTTTTATAGTAAAAAAACAAAGCGATGTCTTCGAAACGCCCCCTTTTGGCGTAAAGGAACAACCATATTTTTTAAATGCATGCCTTCTGGCTGAAAGCGACATGGAGCCAAAAAAAATTCTACGACTTCTTAAAAGCATAGAGTTAAAGATGGGAAGGAAGCGACGGATGCGATGGGGGCCAAGGGAAATAGATCTTGATATTTTATTTATGGACAATTTGATCTATAGAGACGACGAATTGGCGATACCCCATCCGCGTCTTCAAGAAAGACCTTTCATAATAGTACCGTTATTTCAAATATGTCCCAAATGGAAGCATCCTTTGCTGGGAGTTACCGTAGAAGATCTTTATAGAAGCGTAAATATATCCGAGATCGTTAAAATAACGAACCTCTAA
- a CDS encoding nucleotide exchange factor GrpE, translating into MCCENSKTKPCEEVSQEELCCKDQHDEIEDIIDMAYEGDFNVEELMKEKAALEGELADLKRQYEALYSEAARIKADFHNYKRRTESNVERLRNSALTEIMLELLPVVDNFERALNSEEDKDTPLYKGVSLIYRQLLSVIEKFDMAPIKSIGEAFDPSLHEAVAVEEISDTELDGKIVKEIQRGYVLKGEVIRPAKVIVGKLTDETEEEVGKDE; encoded by the coding sequence TTGTGCTGTGAAAATTCGAAGACAAAGCCCTGCGAAGAGGTTTCGCAGGAAGAGCTTTGCTGTAAAGATCAACACGATGAAATCGAAGATATCATCGATATGGCCTACGAAGGCGACTTTAATGTAGAAGAGCTTATGAAGGAAAAGGCTGCCCTGGAAGGTGAGCTGGCCGATTTAAAGAGACAATACGAGGCCCTGTACAGCGAAGCGGCTAGAATAAAAGCCGACTTTCACAATTATAAAAGAAGGACGGAGTCCAATGTCGAAAGGCTAAGGAATTCGGCTCTAACCGAGATTATGCTTGAGCTATTGCCCGTAGTCGATAATTTCGAACGGGCATTAAACTCTGAGGAGGACAAGGATACGCCCCTTTATAAAGGCGTTTCCTTGATCTATCGACAGCTTTTGAGCGTTATTGAAAAATTTGATATGGCTCCAATTAAAAGCATCGGGGAGGCCTTTGATCCATCTTTGCACGAAGCCGTCGCCGTAGAGGAGATATCTGATACAGAACTGGACGGAAAGATCGTCAAAGAGATTCAGCGAGGATATGTCTTAAAGGGAGAAGTCATCAGACCGGCAAAGGTTATAGTTGGCAAATTGACCGATGAAACAGAAGAAGAGGTGGGTAAAGATGAGTAA
- a CDS encoding hydrogenase expression protein HypA/HybF yields the protein MRKFRCLVCKHEFETEDVPPVMKCPKCYSRFVELVEGEPLKGKPWSSKTFSVR from the coding sequence ATGAGAAAATTTCGTTGCCTCGTTTGTAAACATGAATTTGAGACAGAAGACGTCCCCCCAGTAATGAAGTGTCCGAAATGTTACTCTCGCTTTGTGGAATTGGTAGAAGGGGAACCGCTTAAAGGCAAGCCTTGGAGCAGCAAGACCTTCAGCGTACGTTAG